In Flavobacteriales bacterium, a genomic segment contains:
- the rplS gene encoding 50S ribosomal protein L19, whose amino-acid sequence MEQIKYVENELLKGNDFPSFSAGDTVTVHYKIKEGGKERTQLFKGVVIQRKGKSTTETFTVRKISSGIGVERIFPVLSPAVEKIEVNKEGSVRRARIFYLRGLTGKKARIKEKRN is encoded by the coding sequence ATGGAACAAATTAAGTACGTAGAAAACGAATTATTAAAAGGAAACGATTTTCCTTCTTTTAGCGCTGGCGACACAGTAACTGTACACTACAAAATTAAAGAGGGTGGCAAAGAAAGAACTCAGCTTTTTAAAGGTGTAGTAATTCAAAGAAAAGGTAAAAGCACTACCGAAACATTTACAGTACGCAAAATTTCAAGCGGTATTGGTGTGGAAAGAATTTTTCCAGTATTATCACCTGCTGTCGAGAAAATCGAGGTAAACAAAGAAGGTTCCGTAAGAAGAGCTCGTATTTTTTATCTAAGAGGCTTAACAGGTAAAAAAGCAAGAATTAAAGAGAAAAGAAACTAA
- the trmD gene encoding tRNA (guanosine(37)-N1)-methyltransferase TrmD codes for MRIDILTIHPQLLKSPFEHSILQRAIEKKIVEIKLHDIRSYSTDKHKKVDDYQFGGGAGMVMCIQPIADCIEKLKSERSYDAIIYMTPDGERLNQSISNHYSTFENIIILCGHYKGVDQRIRDHYITHELSIGDFVLTGGELAAAILCDSIIRLIPGVISDETSALTDSFQDNLLAPPVYTRPAEYNQWKVPEILLSGNFPKIEEWRHEQALERTKKRRPDILDS; via the coding sequence ATGAGAATTGACATATTAACGATTCATCCACAGCTTTTAAAAAGCCCTTTTGAACATTCCATTTTGCAGCGTGCTATTGAGAAAAAAATAGTAGAAATAAAGCTACACGACATTCGCTCCTACTCGACTGACAAACACAAAAAAGTAGACGATTATCAATTCGGTGGTGGCGCTGGAATGGTCATGTGCATACAGCCCATTGCTGACTGCATAGAGAAATTAAAGTCCGAACGAAGCTACGATGCTATAATTTATATGACACCTGATGGCGAACGATTAAACCAATCTATCTCTAACCATTACTCTACTTTTGAAAACATCATTATTCTATGCGGCCACTACAAAGGCGTAGACCAGCGGATTAGAGATCATTACATTACCCACGAACTATCTATTGGTGATTTTGTTCTTACTGGTGGCGAATTAGCGGCAGCTATTTTATGCGATAGCATAATTAGACTTATTCCTGGTGTGATTTCTGACGAAACATCTGCCCTTACAGACTCTTTTCAAGACAATCTGTTGGCACCACCAGTCTACACAAGACCTGCAGAATACAACCAATGGAAAGTTCCAGAAATACTGCTTTCAGGCAACTTCCCGAAGATAGAAGAATGGAGACATGAACAAGCGTTAGAAAGGACAAAAAAAAGAAGACCCGATATACTAGATTCCTAA